One region of Oryza sativa Japonica Group chromosome 5, ASM3414082v1 genomic DNA includes:
- the LOC4338757 gene encoding nucleoside hydrolase 3 isoform X1, giving the protein MTDGTKMTPLRRAATAVLVVVLAVVVAAAAAAKPRRILVDTDMDTDDLFALLYLLKQNRSEFELKAVTIDVNAWTDAGHAVNHLYDMLYMMGRDDIPVGVGGDGGISGHGTIHPNVGGYLPLIDQGMTTFGPCRYRQAIPLEGGGRLDIDTNSGIRKGFLPQGNRRYIPLHQSTAQQVLIETISAGPTTVMLIGSHTNFAIFLMTHPHLKKNVEHIYIMGGGVRSENPTGCCPKNSTTSCTPQQCGDHGNLFTSYRTNPNAEFNMFADPFAAYQVFHSGIAITLVPLDATNTIPVNEEFFYAFQQQQSTYEAQYCFDSLKMARDTWFNDEFYTSYFMWDSFTSGVALSSMRNDNNCQSENDFAELKYMNITVITSNKPYGIHDGSNPLFDDHVIPKFGLQKGGVHSGHVQTGITDSFCLAKESKKGRCEDGYTKEESGPEAVRVCVATKAKVNVDKSSLLDREFFKSFLETLNLPENTGLFNITAQFPFYREVLYSPDFTNKSRGKPVIFDMDMSPGDFISLIYLLKVPTELIDLKGILVSGNGWANVASIDIVYDILHMMGRDDIPVGRGSTSALGTESLGCKYVSAIPQGSGGLLDSDTLYGLARSLPRSPRRYTAENSVKYGAPRDTDHPELRQPLAFEVWQFVKHQLDPNEKITILTNGPLTNLANIVLSDRNASSVIKSVYVVGGHIRDDSNTKGNVFSVPSNTYAEFNIFLDPLAAKTVLDSTLDITLIPLRAQRKAASFHALLEALKHAETPESRFVHHLLTLLHDLQQKHQLYHHMDMFLGELLGAVSLVEGSNIKQSLQRKPISIVANSTTSIDGQTVVDNQSANLVKVLLDFNSEEYYKRVANSLGDKERSAVISGFAEQRAIWSNPPENGGGMKTMITFVW; this is encoded by the exons ATGACGGACGGGACGAAGATGACGCCGCtgcggagggcggcgacggcggtgctggtggtggtcctcgccgtcgtcgtggcggcggcggcggcggcgaagccgaGGAGGATACTGGTGGACACGGACATGGACACCGACGACCTCTTCGCGCTGCTCTACCTCCTCAAGCAGAACCGCTCCGAGTTCGAGCTCAAG GCGGTCACCATCGACGTGAATGCGTGGACCGATGCTGGTCATGCTGTGAATCATCTCTATGATATGCTATACATGATGGGCCGTGATGACATCCCAGTTGGtgttggtggtgatggtggtatATCAGGCCATGGCACCATACACCCGAACGTTGGTGGTTATTTACCTCTGATTGATCAG GGCATGACAACCTTTGGGCCCTGCCGGTATAGGCAGGCTATTCCACTTGAAGGCGGTGGGCGGTTGGACATCGACACAAACTCTGGCATAAGAAAAGGCTTCCTTCCACAG GGTAACAGAAGATACATACCACTTCATCAGTCTACAGCACAGCAAGTGTTGATAGAGACAATATCAGCAGGCCCTACAACCGTCATGCTAATAGGGTCACATACGAACTTCGCCATTTTTCTTATGACACATCCACACCTGAAAAAAAATGTGGAGCACATATACATTATGGGTGGTGGAGTGAGATCGGAGAACCCTACAGGTTGCTGCCCAAAAAATTCTACCACATCTTGCACGCCACAGCAGTGTGGTGACCATGGTAACCTGTTTACTAGCTACAGAACCAATCCGAATGCAGAATTCAACATGTTTGCAGATCCTTTTGCTGCATATCAG GTGTTCCATTCTGGCATTGCAATCACCCTTGTCCCTCTTGATGCAACTAATACAATTCCGGTCAATGAGGAGTTCTTTTATGCATTCCAACAACAACAAAGTACATATGAAGCACAATATTGTTTTGACTCTTTAAAAATGGCTCGAGACACATGGTTCAATGATGAATTCTATACA AGCTACTTTATGTGGGATTCCTTTACTTCTGGTGTAGCTCTATCCAGCATGCGCAATGACAATAATTGCCAATCTGAAAATGATTTCGCCGAGCTTAAATATATGAACATAACAGTAATAACATCAAATAAACCATATGGTATACACGATGGCTCAAACCCATTGTTCGATGATCATGTCATTCCCAAGTTTGGTCTTCAAAAGGGTGGAGTTCATAGCGGTCATGTTCAGACTGGAATTACAGATAGCTTCTGCCTTGCAAAGGAAAGTAAGAAAGGAAGATGCGAG GATGGATATACTAAGGAAGAGTCTGGTCCAGAAGCAGTTCGCGTTTGTGTTGCTACAAAGGCTAAAGTAAATGTAGATAAAAGTAGCCTGCTAGATAGGGAATTCTTTAAGAGCTTCCTCGAG ACCCTAAATCTCCCTGAGAACACTGGTCTCTTCAACATAACGGCCCAGTTTCCATTTTACAGAGAGGTTCTATACAGTCCAGACTTCACAAACAAAAGTAGGGGGAAACCAGTCATTTTTGACATGGACATGAGTCCTGGAGATTTTATTTCACTTATATACCTTTTGAAGGTGCCTACAGAATTAATAGATTTAAAG GGGATTTTGGTCAGTGGCAATGGTTGGGCCAATGTTGCAAGTATTGATATTGTTTATGACATTCTACATATGATGGGCCGTGATGATATTCCTGTTGGCCGTGGTAGCACTTCTGCATTAGGCACTGAAAGTCTTGGTTGCAAGTATGTCAGTGCTATTCCCCAAGGTAGTGGTGGGCTTCTTGATTCTGACACTCTCTATGGACTAGCTCGGTCATTGCCAAGAAGTCCTAGAAG GTATACTGCTGAAAATTCAGTAAAATATGGTGCTCCTAGAGATACTGATCATCCAGAACTTCGACAGCCGTTGGCTTTTGAAGTTTGGCAGTTTGTTAAACATCAACTTGATCCGAATGAGAAGATCACCATTCTTACCAATGGACCTCTTACAAATTTGGCCAACATTGTGCTATCTGACAGGAATGCAAGTTCTGTAATTAAG AGTGTTTATGTTGTTGGAGGTCATATCAGAGATGACAGTAATACAAAGGGAAATGTGTTCAGTGTACCATCAAATACTTATGCAGAGTTTAATATATTTCTTGATCCCCTAGCTGCCAAAACAGTACTAGATTCCACTCTGGATATCACACTAATTCCTCTTAGAGCCCAAAGAAAAGCTGCTTCCTTTCATGCGCTCCTTGAAGCTCTGAAGCATGCTGAGACTCCAGAATCACGTTTTGTTCATCACTTGTTAACGTTGCTGCATGACCTTCAACAGAAGCACCAGCTGTATCACCACATG GATATGTTTCTGGGAGAACTCCTTGGCGCTGTTTCTTTGGTGGAAGGATCAAATATCAAGCAGTCATTACAACGGAAACCAATAAGCATTGTTGCTAACAGTACTACAAGCATTGATGGGCAGACTGTAGTTGACAACCAGAGTGCAAATTTGGTAAAAGTATTACTCGATTTCAATAGTGAAGAATATTATAAACGGGTGGCCAATTCTCTAGGCGACAAGGAACGGTCTGCCGTTATTAGTGGTTTTGCAGAACAGAGGGCGATCTGGAGCAACCCACCTGAGAATGGGGGGGGTATGAAGACAATGATTACCTTTGTATGGTAG
- the LOC4338757 gene encoding nucleoside hydrolase 3 isoform X2 — translation MCGMAVTIDVNAWTDAGHAVNHLYDMLYMMGRDDIPVGVGGDGGISGHGTIHPNVGGYLPLIDQGMTTFGPCRYRQAIPLEGGGRLDIDTNSGIRKGFLPQGNRRYIPLHQSTAQQVLIETISAGPTTVMLIGSHTNFAIFLMTHPHLKKNVEHIYIMGGGVRSENPTGCCPKNSTTSCTPQQCGDHGNLFTSYRTNPNAEFNMFADPFAAYQVFHSGIAITLVPLDATNTIPVNEEFFYAFQQQQSTYEAQYCFDSLKMARDTWFNDEFYTSYFMWDSFTSGVALSSMRNDNNCQSENDFAELKYMNITVITSNKPYGIHDGSNPLFDDHVIPKFGLQKGGVHSGHVQTGITDSFCLAKESKKGRCEDGYTKEESGPEAVRVCVATKAKVNVDKSSLLDREFFKSFLETLNLPENTGLFNITAQFPFYREVLYSPDFTNKSRGKPVIFDMDMSPGDFISLIYLLKVPTELIDLKGILVSGNGWANVASIDIVYDILHMMGRDDIPVGRGSTSALGTESLGCKYVSAIPQGSGGLLDSDTLYGLARSLPRSPRRYTAENSVKYGAPRDTDHPELRQPLAFEVWQFVKHQLDPNEKITILTNGPLTNLANIVLSDRNASSVIKSVYVVGGHIRDDSNTKGNVFSVPSNTYAEFNIFLDPLAAKTVLDSTLDITLIPLRAQRKAASFHALLEALKHAETPESRFVHHLLTLLHDLQQKHQLYHHMDMFLGELLGAVSLVEGSNIKQSLQRKPISIVANSTTSIDGQTVVDNQSANLVKVLLDFNSEEYYKRVANSLGDKERSAVISGFAEQRAIWSNPPENGGGMKTMITFVW, via the exons ATGTGCGGAATG GCGGTCACCATCGACGTGAATGCGTGGACCGATGCTGGTCATGCTGTGAATCATCTCTATGATATGCTATACATGATGGGCCGTGATGACATCCCAGTTGGtgttggtggtgatggtggtatATCAGGCCATGGCACCATACACCCGAACGTTGGTGGTTATTTACCTCTGATTGATCAG GGCATGACAACCTTTGGGCCCTGCCGGTATAGGCAGGCTATTCCACTTGAAGGCGGTGGGCGGTTGGACATCGACACAAACTCTGGCATAAGAAAAGGCTTCCTTCCACAG GGTAACAGAAGATACATACCACTTCATCAGTCTACAGCACAGCAAGTGTTGATAGAGACAATATCAGCAGGCCCTACAACCGTCATGCTAATAGGGTCACATACGAACTTCGCCATTTTTCTTATGACACATCCACACCTGAAAAAAAATGTGGAGCACATATACATTATGGGTGGTGGAGTGAGATCGGAGAACCCTACAGGTTGCTGCCCAAAAAATTCTACCACATCTTGCACGCCACAGCAGTGTGGTGACCATGGTAACCTGTTTACTAGCTACAGAACCAATCCGAATGCAGAATTCAACATGTTTGCAGATCCTTTTGCTGCATATCAG GTGTTCCATTCTGGCATTGCAATCACCCTTGTCCCTCTTGATGCAACTAATACAATTCCGGTCAATGAGGAGTTCTTTTATGCATTCCAACAACAACAAAGTACATATGAAGCACAATATTGTTTTGACTCTTTAAAAATGGCTCGAGACACATGGTTCAATGATGAATTCTATACA AGCTACTTTATGTGGGATTCCTTTACTTCTGGTGTAGCTCTATCCAGCATGCGCAATGACAATAATTGCCAATCTGAAAATGATTTCGCCGAGCTTAAATATATGAACATAACAGTAATAACATCAAATAAACCATATGGTATACACGATGGCTCAAACCCATTGTTCGATGATCATGTCATTCCCAAGTTTGGTCTTCAAAAGGGTGGAGTTCATAGCGGTCATGTTCAGACTGGAATTACAGATAGCTTCTGCCTTGCAAAGGAAAGTAAGAAAGGAAGATGCGAG GATGGATATACTAAGGAAGAGTCTGGTCCAGAAGCAGTTCGCGTTTGTGTTGCTACAAAGGCTAAAGTAAATGTAGATAAAAGTAGCCTGCTAGATAGGGAATTCTTTAAGAGCTTCCTCGAG ACCCTAAATCTCCCTGAGAACACTGGTCTCTTCAACATAACGGCCCAGTTTCCATTTTACAGAGAGGTTCTATACAGTCCAGACTTCACAAACAAAAGTAGGGGGAAACCAGTCATTTTTGACATGGACATGAGTCCTGGAGATTTTATTTCACTTATATACCTTTTGAAGGTGCCTACAGAATTAATAGATTTAAAG GGGATTTTGGTCAGTGGCAATGGTTGGGCCAATGTTGCAAGTATTGATATTGTTTATGACATTCTACATATGATGGGCCGTGATGATATTCCTGTTGGCCGTGGTAGCACTTCTGCATTAGGCACTGAAAGTCTTGGTTGCAAGTATGTCAGTGCTATTCCCCAAGGTAGTGGTGGGCTTCTTGATTCTGACACTCTCTATGGACTAGCTCGGTCATTGCCAAGAAGTCCTAGAAG GTATACTGCTGAAAATTCAGTAAAATATGGTGCTCCTAGAGATACTGATCATCCAGAACTTCGACAGCCGTTGGCTTTTGAAGTTTGGCAGTTTGTTAAACATCAACTTGATCCGAATGAGAAGATCACCATTCTTACCAATGGACCTCTTACAAATTTGGCCAACATTGTGCTATCTGACAGGAATGCAAGTTCTGTAATTAAG AGTGTTTATGTTGTTGGAGGTCATATCAGAGATGACAGTAATACAAAGGGAAATGTGTTCAGTGTACCATCAAATACTTATGCAGAGTTTAATATATTTCTTGATCCCCTAGCTGCCAAAACAGTACTAGATTCCACTCTGGATATCACACTAATTCCTCTTAGAGCCCAAAGAAAAGCTGCTTCCTTTCATGCGCTCCTTGAAGCTCTGAAGCATGCTGAGACTCCAGAATCACGTTTTGTTCATCACTTGTTAACGTTGCTGCATGACCTTCAACAGAAGCACCAGCTGTATCACCACATG GATATGTTTCTGGGAGAACTCCTTGGCGCTGTTTCTTTGGTGGAAGGATCAAATATCAAGCAGTCATTACAACGGAAACCAATAAGCATTGTTGCTAACAGTACTACAAGCATTGATGGGCAGACTGTAGTTGACAACCAGAGTGCAAATTTGGTAAAAGTATTACTCGATTTCAATAGTGAAGAATATTATAAACGGGTGGCCAATTCTCTAGGCGACAAGGAACGGTCTGCCGTTATTAGTGGTTTTGCAGAACAGAGGGCGATCTGGAGCAACCCACCTGAGAATGGGGGGGGTATGAAGACAATGATTACCTTTGTATGGTAG